A genomic window from Chitinophaga pollutisoli includes:
- the hutH gene encoding histidine ammonia-lyase yields the protein MSQNFHYGKEQLTARIALDIAEGRTRGILAADVMDRVRQSHGHVQSIVKEHRTVYGINTGFGPLCDTKISEEDTRALQYNILQSHSVGVGNPIPETISRLMLVTKVQALAQGFSGVAPDTLERIVWHIDAGITPLVPEKGSVGASGDLAPLSHLFLPLIGLGEVWRNGQRMSAVEALQQEGKEPVVLGPKEGLALINGTQFILSFAVSAVARMHNILEAADLTGALSLEGLMGTYKPFDPRLHAIRPYPGNQLVAHRLDTLLSGSGIMAAHVDCGRVQDPYSLRCMPQVHGASRTAWKHLEELTAIELNAVTDNPIIFSAEDTISGGNFHGQPMALPLDYATLASAEIGNISDRRCYMMIEGRFGLPKLLIEDAGLNSGFMIPQYTTAALVTENKTLCFPASADSVPTSLGQEDHVSMGSISGRKLHQVIGNVEYILAIELLYAAQAVDFRRPLKSTPVLEALHAYVREKVTFAKKDRIFANDIAALHAIIADGSFVATATAAAKANGIDLDGPYHGKFRLS from the coding sequence ATGAGCCAAAACTTTCATTACGGTAAAGAACAACTGACCGCCCGCATCGCGCTGGACATCGCCGAAGGACGCACCCGCGGCATCCTGGCCGCCGATGTGATGGACCGCGTCCGCCAAAGTCATGGGCATGTGCAGTCCATCGTGAAGGAACACCGCACCGTGTACGGCATCAACACCGGCTTCGGGCCGCTGTGCGACACGAAGATTTCCGAAGAAGACACCCGCGCCCTGCAGTACAATATCCTGCAAAGCCATAGCGTAGGCGTCGGCAACCCCATCCCCGAAACCATTTCGCGGCTTATGCTCGTGACCAAGGTGCAAGCCCTGGCGCAAGGCTTCTCCGGCGTAGCGCCCGATACCCTGGAGCGTATCGTCTGGCACATCGACGCCGGTATCACGCCCCTCGTGCCCGAAAAAGGGAGCGTAGGCGCTTCGGGCGACCTCGCACCCCTGAGCCACCTCTTCCTCCCGCTCATCGGGCTGGGCGAAGTTTGGCGCAACGGCCAGCGCATGTCCGCCGTCGAAGCCCTGCAACAGGAAGGGAAGGAGCCGGTGGTACTTGGCCCGAAAGAAGGGTTGGCCCTCATCAACGGAACGCAGTTTATTCTATCGTTTGCCGTGAGCGCCGTGGCGCGCATGCACAATATACTGGAGGCCGCCGATCTTACCGGGGCGCTGTCGCTGGAAGGGCTCATGGGCACCTACAAACCCTTCGATCCCCGCCTGCACGCCATCCGCCCGTATCCCGGCAACCAACTGGTAGCCCATCGCCTGGATACTTTGCTGAGCGGCTCGGGCATCATGGCGGCGCATGTGGACTGCGGCCGGGTGCAGGACCCCTACAGCCTCCGCTGCATGCCGCAGGTGCATGGCGCCTCCCGCACGGCATGGAAGCACCTCGAAGAACTCACTGCCATCGAACTGAACGCGGTAACCGATAACCCGATCATTTTCTCCGCGGAAGACACGATCTCCGGCGGCAACTTCCACGGGCAGCCGATGGCCCTGCCGCTCGATTACGCCACGCTCGCTTCCGCCGAAATCGGCAATATCTCCGACCGCCGTTGTTATATGATGATCGAAGGGCGGTTCGGGTTGCCCAAATTACTGATCGAAGACGCGGGCCTCAATTCCGGGTTCATGATCCCGCAATACACGACCGCCGCGCTGGTAACGGAAAACAAAACCCTGTGCTTCCCCGCTTCCGCGGATAGCGTGCCTACCTCGCTGGGGCAGGAAGACCATGTGTCCATGGGCTCCATCAGCGGCCGCAAATTGCACCAGGTCATTGGCAACGTGGAATACATCCTCGCCATCGAACTGCTGTATGCCGCGCAGGCCGTGGACTTCAGGAGGCCCCTCAAATCCACGCCCGTCCTGGAAGCATTGCATGCCTACGTGCGGGAAAAGGTGACCTTCGCGAAGAAGGACCGCATCTTCGCCAACGATATCGCCGCATTGCATGCCATCATCGCCGACGGATCTTTCGTGGCCAC
- a CDS encoding MarR family transcriptional regulator translates to MSFYPKLGYLIFGSRLRRLSEYFLAEVNKVYAQSGIAFDASWFPLFYLLSEGKQLTLMDISQELEVSHSAVSQLIANLKGKGLVTTTRCAEDGRRQLVELTRKGAALLSQVLPVWKAIGQAMEGLVTEDPQSREILEAIGAVERSVAEDPLSARILRAMDPKAKTIPS, encoded by the coding sequence ATGAGTTTCTATCCCAAACTGGGTTACCTGATCTTCGGCAGCCGGCTGCGGCGGTTGAGCGAGTACTTCCTGGCGGAAGTGAACAAGGTGTACGCCCAATCCGGCATCGCCTTCGACGCCAGCTGGTTCCCGTTGTTTTATTTATTGTCGGAAGGAAAGCAGCTCACGCTGATGGACATATCCCAGGAGCTGGAGGTATCCCATTCCGCCGTGAGCCAGCTCATCGCCAACCTGAAAGGGAAAGGACTTGTTACTACTACACGCTGCGCGGAGGACGGCCGCCGGCAGCTGGTGGAGCTCACGCGCAAGGGCGCTGCATTGCTCAGCCAGGTGCTCCCCGTCTGGAAAGCCATCGGCCAGGCCATGGAAGGCCTCGTGACCGAAGACCCGCAAAGCCGTGAAATACTCGAAGCCATCGGCGCCGTGGAGCGCTCGGTAGCGGAAGACCCGCTTTCCGCCCGCATCCTCCGCGCGATGGACCCTAAAGCCAAAACCATCCCATCATGA
- a CDS encoding SET domain-containing protein: MIKPYLYIQKTKEKGRGVFTKEAIPAGTTIEVSPVLVLSNSDTQIADTTKLHNYIFLWGVRETRSCVALGYCSIYNHSYEPNCEYEMDFDAETMAIKTRRAIKKGEELQINYNGDPEDVSDVWFDVKRK; the protein is encoded by the coding sequence ATGATCAAGCCGTATTTGTACATACAGAAGACAAAAGAAAAAGGCCGCGGTGTTTTCACCAAAGAAGCCATCCCCGCCGGGACTACCATCGAGGTGTCGCCCGTACTGGTATTGTCCAACAGCGATACCCAGATAGCGGATACCACCAAGCTGCACAATTACATCTTCCTCTGGGGCGTACGGGAAACCCGTTCCTGCGTGGCCCTGGGGTATTGCTCCATCTATAACCACTCTTACGAGCCCAACTGTGAGTACGAGATGGATTTTGATGCGGAAACCATGGCGATCAAAACCCGCCGCGCCATCAAGAAGGGAGAGGAGCTGCAGATCAACTATAACGGCGATCCGGAAGATGTTTCCGACGTTTGGTTCGATGTGAAACGCAAATAA
- a CDS encoding bestrophin family protein — MINYNPRDWFTFIFRIHKADTVKKLYPMFVAMAIYSAVIAWLELNFVRVQAEKDHLKNISAMHGLLGFVISMLLVFRTNTAYDRWWEGRRQWGLLVNCSRNLAMKLKAMLPTGHPAVAWFATMIPNYAYTMKDHLRGEFHPHKLENMPAEELERLGKGGHVPNRIAILILEKVNELHRQQVISGDQLITINSQLEAFTDICGACERIKNTPIPFSYSVFLKKFIFFYVMTLPMGYVFGLGYLVVPMVVFIFYVLASLELIAEEIEDPFGKDANDLPTETISASIRRHVQEIMQ, encoded by the coding sequence ATGATCAACTATAACCCTCGCGACTGGTTCACCTTTATTTTCCGCATCCATAAGGCGGATACCGTGAAGAAGCTCTACCCCATGTTCGTCGCCATGGCGATATACAGCGCAGTGATCGCCTGGCTGGAGCTGAACTTCGTGCGGGTGCAGGCGGAGAAAGACCACCTGAAGAACATTTCGGCTATGCACGGCCTGCTGGGTTTCGTGATATCCATGCTGCTCGTATTCCGCACCAACACGGCGTACGACCGGTGGTGGGAAGGCCGCAGGCAATGGGGGCTGCTGGTCAACTGCAGCCGCAACCTCGCCATGAAGCTGAAGGCCATGCTGCCCACGGGGCACCCGGCCGTGGCCTGGTTCGCAACCATGATCCCGAATTACGCGTATACGATGAAAGACCACCTGCGTGGGGAATTCCACCCCCACAAGCTGGAAAATATGCCTGCCGAAGAACTGGAGCGCCTGGGCAAAGGGGGACATGTCCCCAACCGCATAGCCATCCTTATCCTGGAAAAAGTCAACGAGCTGCACCGCCAGCAGGTCATCTCGGGCGATCAGCTTATCACCATCAACAGCCAGCTGGAAGCATTCACCGACATCTGCGGCGCCTGCGAGCGTATCAAGAATACGCCCATCCCGTTTTCGTACAGCGTTTTCCTCAAGAAATTCATTTTCTTTTACGTCATGACCCTGCCCATGGGATATGTGTTCGGGTTAGGATACCTCGTGGTGCCCATGGTCGTTTTCATCTTCTACGTACTGGCGAGCCTCGAGCTAATCGCCGAAGAGATTGAAGATCCGTTCGGGAAAGACGCCAACGACCTTCCCACCGAAACCATCTCGGCCAGTATCCGCCGCCACGTGCAGGAGATCATGCAGTAA
- the mgtE gene encoding magnesium transporter encodes MENEALLEKFEQLAREQQPQELRSFLDHQLITDIAELIYEDPDQASLIINNLTLSRAAAAFRILEFPTQEEIIRDLPATKTAELLNELPPDDRTAFLEELPAQAVQELIKLLEPEERKVTLSLLGYKENSVGRLMTPDYIAARAHWTVAQVLKHIRMYGKDSETIDVIYIIDSQGKLLDDFRIREFLLVSPDTVVETLMDDRFVALHVNDDQEDAIQTFRLENRVALPVLDAGGVMLGIVTIDDILWIANEEHTEDIQKIGGTEALDEPYLDMPLMRLIKKRVGWLIILFIGEMLTASVMAYFEDEIAKAVVLAMFIPLIISSGGNSGSQASTLIIQAMALGELTIKDWWRVMRREIVSGLMLGSVLGIIGFTRIIIWNQFFHTYGEHTLLIGATLGVSLIGVVLWGTFSGSMLPLLLKRAGADPASSSAPFVATLVDVTGLLIYFSVAYMFLQGILL; translated from the coding sequence ATGGAAAATGAAGCATTACTGGAAAAGTTCGAACAATTGGCCCGTGAGCAACAACCCCAGGAACTACGGTCGTTCCTGGACCACCAGCTCATTACGGACATCGCCGAGCTGATCTATGAAGACCCCGACCAGGCGTCGCTCATCATCAATAACCTGACGCTCAGCCGCGCAGCGGCGGCTTTCCGTATCCTGGAATTCCCGACCCAGGAAGAAATCATCCGCGACCTTCCCGCCACCAAAACCGCCGAGCTGCTCAACGAGCTGCCGCCCGACGACCGTACCGCTTTCCTCGAAGAACTGCCGGCGCAGGCCGTACAGGAGCTCATCAAACTCCTCGAACCGGAAGAAAGGAAAGTAACCCTTTCCCTCCTCGGCTACAAGGAAAACAGCGTGGGCCGCCTCATGACACCGGATTACATCGCCGCCCGCGCCCACTGGACCGTGGCGCAGGTGCTGAAGCACATCCGCATGTACGGCAAGGATTCCGAAACCATCGACGTTATTTATATCATCGACAGTCAGGGAAAGTTGCTCGACGACTTCCGGATCCGCGAGTTCCTCCTCGTATCCCCCGACACCGTGGTGGAAACGCTGATGGACGATCGGTTTGTGGCGCTCCATGTGAACGATGACCAGGAAGACGCCATCCAGACCTTCCGGCTCGAAAACCGGGTAGCCCTCCCCGTGCTCGACGCCGGCGGCGTCATGCTCGGGATCGTCACCATCGACGACATCCTCTGGATCGCCAACGAAGAACATACGGAAGACATCCAGAAGATCGGCGGTACCGAGGCCCTGGACGAGCCCTACCTCGACATGCCCCTGATGCGCCTCATCAAAAAGCGCGTGGGCTGGCTGATCATCCTGTTCATTGGCGAAATGCTGACCGCCTCGGTGATGGCTTATTTTGAAGACGAGATCGCCAAAGCCGTGGTGCTCGCCATGTTCATCCCGCTGATTATTTCCAGTGGCGGCAACAGCGGATCACAGGCATCCACGCTTATCATCCAGGCCATGGCGCTGGGTGAATTAACGATTAAAGACTGGTGGCGCGTCATGCGGCGCGAGATCGTTTCCGGCCTGATGCTGGGCAGTGTGCTGGGGATCATCGGGTTTACCCGCATTATCATCTGGAACCAGTTTTTCCATACTTACGGGGAGCACACATTGCTCATCGGCGCAACGCTGGGCGTTTCGCTGATCGGCGTGGTGCTGTGGGGCACCTTCTCAGGCTCCATGCTGCCGCTTCTGCTCAAAAGAGCCGGCGCCGACCCGGCCAGTTCCAGTGCGCCTTTCGTGGCCACGCTGGTCGACGTTACCGGGCTGCTCATCTATTTCTCGGTGGCGTATATGTTCCTTCAGGGTATTTTATTGTAA
- a CDS encoding histidine phosphatase family protein, producing MKRKLMAGALMLAVFGSCGPGKQKERAVVPVAEDTTFLTGTFFLVRHAEKNPGPDSTLTPEGERRAGKLYHLLKDSSIQRIYSTPYRRTRQTGDSLRIHLGIDTVTYTPDSTGESLLYEISRHNDWGKRLLVIGHSNTLLPIISSLGAKPGIDSIAGKDYSNLFIIHKTRKGSRLVRKRF from the coding sequence ATGAAGCGTAAATTGATGGCTGGTGCTTTGATGCTGGCGGTTTTCGGTAGCTGCGGGCCTGGGAAGCAAAAGGAGCGGGCGGTGGTCCCCGTGGCCGAGGACACCACGTTCCTCACCGGCACTTTCTTCCTCGTGCGCCACGCCGAAAAGAACCCCGGTCCGGATTCCACGCTCACCCCGGAAGGCGAGCGCCGTGCGGGCAAGCTGTATCACCTGCTGAAAGACTCCTCCATCCAGCGCATCTATTCCACTCCCTACCGCCGCACCCGGCAAACCGGAGATTCCCTCCGGATTCACCTGGGTATCGACACGGTAACCTATACCCCCGACAGCACCGGCGAATCGCTGCTGTATGAAATCTCCCGCCACAACGACTGGGGTAAGCGTCTCCTCGTTATCGGGCATAGCAATACCCTGCTGCCCATCATCAGCAGCCTGGGTGCAAAACCGGGGATCGACAGCATCGCGGGTAAAGACTACAGCAACCTCTTCATCATTCACAAAACGAGGAAAGGCAGCCGCCTGGTCCGCAAGCGCTTCTGA
- a CDS encoding prolyl oligopeptidase family serine peptidase, giving the protein MKRLTLLALLCWPLAAFSQQAQPLTVEKIMRDPKWIGTSPDNISWGIDGKTIYFNWNPDKAPADSLYSIQLSQRKPVKTVPASRTQIQALQSGEYNQARTRLAYTWQGDVWLRDLESGKDTRITQTSELETGAEFGFHDSRILYRRERNIYSWDLTTGATEQLTDFVMGAKPAKRSESVSDQEQHLKNQQQELFEVLRERKAKSDAATAYNNHLPKPRALRPLYLDDRSLNDARMSPDGRFVVYRVFREGMARGAEIPTFVTDNGYTGSVRTNAKVGSPQSRYESFVYDREKDTSFAIRTLQIPGIYDKPDYVKDYPRRDTGKTARPVIINGPYWSEKGTRAIVNIRAQDNKDRWIMLLDPATGTLTPLDRQRDEAWVAGPGINWGSLGWINEQTCWFQSEATGYSHLYTYNVATGKKTALTSGKFEVQDAQLSRDKNHFYITTNEVHPGEKQFYKLAVAGGKPERITTMGGAHTVSISPDEKWIAYRYSNSNHPWELYIQENKAGAKPEQVTNLAMSPEFRAYPWREANVITFTARDKADVYARLYTPETSKKNGAAVVFVHGAGYLQNAHKWWSQYYREYMFHNLLTDLGYTVLDIDYRGSAGYGRDVRTGIYRHMGGKDLSDQVDGAKYLVQQHGIDPKRIGIYGGSYGGFITLMALFTEQDAFAAGAALRSVTDWAHYNHGYTSNILNEPYTDSIAFRRSSPIYFAEGLKGKLLMCHGMVDTNVHFQDIVRLTQRLIELGKDGWELAVYPVEDHGFTEPASWTDEYKRILKLFENELQRH; this is encoded by the coding sequence ATGAAACGCCTCACGCTACTCGCATTGCTTTGCTGGCCCCTTGCCGCTTTTTCGCAGCAAGCGCAGCCGCTCACCGTCGAAAAGATCATGCGCGACCCGAAATGGATCGGCACTTCCCCCGACAATATTTCCTGGGGTATCGACGGTAAAACTATCTATTTCAACTGGAATCCCGACAAAGCGCCGGCCGATTCCCTTTATTCCATCCAGCTTTCCCAGCGCAAACCGGTAAAAACCGTTCCGGCCAGCCGGACGCAGATACAGGCGCTCCAGTCCGGGGAATACAACCAGGCCCGCACCCGCCTCGCTTACACCTGGCAGGGCGACGTCTGGCTCCGCGATCTCGAAAGCGGCAAAGACACCCGCATCACCCAAACTTCCGAGCTGGAAACCGGCGCCGAATTCGGCTTCCACGACAGCCGTATCCTCTACCGCCGCGAACGCAATATTTACAGCTGGGACCTCACCACCGGCGCCACAGAGCAGCTGACCGACTTCGTCATGGGCGCCAAACCCGCTAAACGCAGCGAATCTGTGTCTGACCAGGAACAACATCTCAAAAACCAGCAACAGGAATTGTTTGAAGTGCTCCGCGAGCGGAAAGCCAAATCCGACGCTGCCACCGCATACAATAACCATCTCCCCAAACCCCGCGCACTCCGCCCCCTTTACCTCGACGACCGCTCCCTCAACGACGCCCGCATGAGCCCGGACGGGCGCTTCGTCGTGTACCGCGTGTTCCGCGAAGGCATGGCCCGCGGCGCGGAGATCCCCACGTTTGTGACCGACAACGGGTATACCGGCAGCGTGCGCACCAATGCCAAAGTGGGCAGTCCGCAAAGCCGTTACGAATCATTCGTCTACGACCGCGAGAAGGATACCTCCTTTGCCATCCGCACCCTCCAGATCCCCGGCATCTACGACAAACCGGATTACGTAAAAGATTACCCCCGCCGCGATACCGGCAAAACGGCGCGCCCCGTGATCATCAACGGACCGTATTGGTCGGAAAAAGGCACGCGCGCGATCGTGAATATCCGCGCGCAGGACAATAAAGACCGCTGGATCATGCTCCTCGACCCCGCAACGGGCACGCTCACGCCGCTTGACCGCCAGCGCGACGAAGCCTGGGTGGCAGGCCCCGGCATCAACTGGGGCAGCCTTGGCTGGATCAACGAGCAAACCTGCTGGTTCCAGAGCGAAGCCACCGGGTACAGCCATCTGTATACTTACAACGTAGCCACCGGCAAAAAGACCGCCCTCACTTCCGGGAAGTTCGAAGTACAGGATGCGCAGCTGTCGAGGGATAAAAATCATTTTTACATCACGACCAACGAAGTGCATCCCGGCGAAAAGCAATTTTACAAATTAGCCGTTGCCGGCGGGAAACCCGAGCGCATCACTACCATGGGCGGCGCGCATACGGTGAGCATCAGTCCGGACGAAAAGTGGATCGCCTACCGTTATTCCAACTCCAACCATCCCTGGGAGCTGTACATCCAGGAGAATAAGGCCGGCGCGAAGCCAGAACAGGTCACAAACCTGGCCATGAGCCCCGAGTTCCGCGCCTATCCCTGGCGCGAGGCCAACGTGATCACTTTCACCGCACGCGACAAGGCGGACGTATACGCCAGGTTGTACACGCCCGAAACATCGAAGAAAAACGGCGCGGCCGTGGTTTTTGTTCATGGCGCGGGATACCTGCAGAACGCGCATAAATGGTGGAGCCAGTATTACCGCGAGTACATGTTCCATAACCTGCTCACCGATCTGGGCTACACCGTGCTCGACATCGATTACCGCGGCAGCGCGGGCTACGGCCGCGACGTGCGCACCGGCATTTACCGGCATATGGGTGGCAAAGACCTCAGCGACCAGGTAGACGGCGCGAAATACCTCGTGCAGCAGCATGGCATCGATCCCAAACGCATCGGCATTTACGGCGGCAGCTACGGCGGGTTTATCACACTGATGGCGCTCTTCACTGAGCAGGATGCTTTCGCGGCCGGTGCGGCACTCCGCTCCGTGACCGACTGGGCGCATTACAACCATGGTTATACCAGCAACATCCTCAACGAACCGTATACCGACAGCATCGCTTTCCGCCGCTCCTCCCCCATTTATTTCGCGGAAGGATTGAAAGGCAAGCTGCTGATGTGCCACGGCATGGTGGACACCAACGTGCATTTCCAGGACATTGTGCGGCTGACGCAGCGGTTGATCGAGCTTGGGAAAGACGGATGGGAACTGGCCGTTTATCCCGTCGAAGACCACGGGTTCACCGAACCGGCGAGCTGGACCGACGAATACAAGCGGATCCTGAAACTCTTTGAAAACGAACTGCAGCGCCATTAG